In the Streptomyces sp. 840.1 genome, one interval contains:
- a CDS encoding acetoacetate--CoA ligase, translating into MTSAADEAPLWQPGPDRIATAAVTRFQNWAAERHGAPADGGYPALHRWSVDELDTFWQAVAEWFDVRFSTPYETVIGDRAMPGAQWFPGTTLNYAEHALRAAEDPLRADAPALLHVDETHTQTPMSWSELRRRVGSLAAELRALGVNPGDRVSGYLPNIPEAVVAFLATAAVGAVWTSCAPDFGARSVLDRFQQVEPVVLFTVDGYRYGGKEHHRADTVAELRRELPTLRAVVHIPLLGTDAPDGALNWSALTASDTEPVFEQVPFDHPLWVLYSSGTTGLPKAIVQSQGGILLEHFKQIGLHCDLGPEDRFFWYTSTGWMMWNFLVSGLLTGTTLVLYDGSPGYPDVSAQWRVAEQTGATLFGTSAAYVMACRKAGIHPGRDFDLSRVQCVATTGSPLPPDGFRWLHDEVADDLWIASVSGGTDVCSCFAGAVPTLPVHIGELQAPGLGTDLQSWDPAGKPLTGEVGELVVTKPMPSMPIRFWNDPDGSRYHDSYFDVYPGVWRHGDWITITSRGSVVIHGRSDSTLNRQGVRMGSADIYEAVERLPQIRESLVIGLEEPDGGYWMPLFVHLAEGATLDDELRAAIKRTIRENLSPRHVPDEVIEVPGIPHTLTGKRIEVPVKRLLQGTALAKAVNPGSIDNLELLHFYEELARRRR; encoded by the coding sequence ATGACCTCAGCAGCCGACGAAGCCCCCCTCTGGCAGCCCGGCCCGGACCGCATCGCGACCGCGGCCGTCACCCGCTTCCAGAACTGGGCGGCCGAGCGCCACGGAGCACCGGCCGACGGCGGATACCCAGCGCTGCACCGCTGGTCGGTCGACGAGCTGGACACCTTCTGGCAGGCCGTCGCCGAATGGTTCGACGTACGGTTCTCCACCCCGTACGAGACCGTCATCGGCGACCGCGCCATGCCCGGCGCCCAGTGGTTCCCCGGCACCACCCTCAACTACGCCGAACACGCGCTGCGCGCCGCCGAGGACCCCCTGCGCGCCGACGCGCCCGCCCTGCTCCACGTGGACGAGACCCACACCCAGACGCCCATGTCCTGGTCCGAGCTCCGCCGCCGGGTCGGCTCGCTCGCCGCCGAACTCCGCGCACTGGGCGTCAACCCCGGCGACCGCGTCAGCGGCTACCTCCCCAACATCCCGGAAGCGGTCGTCGCCTTCCTCGCCACCGCCGCCGTCGGAGCCGTCTGGACCTCCTGCGCCCCCGACTTCGGCGCCCGCAGCGTCCTCGACCGCTTCCAGCAGGTCGAACCCGTCGTCCTGTTCACCGTCGACGGCTACCGCTACGGCGGCAAGGAACACCACCGCGCCGACACCGTCGCCGAGCTGCGCCGCGAACTGCCCACCCTGCGCGCCGTCGTCCACATCCCGCTGCTGGGCACCGACGCACCCGACGGCGCCCTGAACTGGTCCGCCCTCACCGCCTCGGACACCGAACCCGTCTTCGAGCAGGTCCCCTTCGACCACCCGCTGTGGGTGCTCTACTCCTCCGGCACCACGGGCCTGCCCAAGGCCATCGTCCAGTCCCAGGGCGGCATCCTGCTCGAACACTTCAAGCAGATCGGCCTGCACTGCGACCTCGGCCCCGAGGACCGCTTCTTCTGGTACACCTCCACCGGCTGGATGATGTGGAACTTCCTCGTCTCCGGCCTCCTCACCGGCACCACACTCGTGCTGTACGACGGAAGCCCCGGCTACCCGGACGTCAGCGCCCAGTGGCGCGTCGCCGAACAGACCGGCGCCACCCTCTTCGGCACCTCCGCCGCCTACGTCATGGCCTGCCGCAAGGCCGGCATCCACCCGGGGCGCGACTTCGACCTCTCCCGGGTCCAGTGCGTCGCCACCACCGGCTCCCCGCTCCCGCCCGACGGGTTCCGCTGGCTCCACGACGAAGTCGCCGACGACCTGTGGATCGCGTCCGTCAGCGGCGGCACCGACGTCTGCAGCTGCTTCGCCGGAGCGGTCCCCACCCTCCCCGTCCACATCGGCGAGCTCCAGGCCCCAGGCCTGGGCACGGACCTCCAGTCCTGGGACCCGGCCGGCAAGCCGCTGACCGGCGAGGTCGGCGAACTCGTCGTCACCAAACCCATGCCGTCCATGCCGATCCGCTTCTGGAACGACCCCGACGGCAGCCGCTACCACGACAGCTACTTCGACGTGTACCCCGGAGTCTGGCGCCACGGGGACTGGATCACGATCACCTCCCGCGGCTCCGTCGTCATCCACGGCCGCTCCGATTCCACCCTGAACCGCCAGGGCGTACGCATGGGCTCCGCCGACATCTACGAAGCGGTCGAACGGCTCCCGCAGATCCGCGAATCGCTCGTCATCGGACTGGAGGAGCCGGACGGCGGGTACTGGATGCCGCTCTTCGTCCACCTCGCCGAGGGCGCCACGCTCGACGACGAACTGCGCGCCGCCATCAAGCGCACCATCCGCGAGAACCTCTCACCGCGCCACGTCCCGGACGAGGTCATCGAGGTCCCCGGCATCCCGCACACCCTCACCGGCAAGCGCATCGAGGTTCCGGTCAAGCGCCTGCTCCAGGGAACGGCCCTGGCCAAGGCCGTCAACCCCGGATCCATCGACAACCTGGAACTCCTCCACTTCTACGAGGAGCTGGCGCGCCGGCGCCGCTGA
- a CDS encoding DUF962 domain-containing protein gives MSQQTFDSYEEFWPYYVAMHSRAATRWVHLTGTLTGLALTAYGLARGRKRYAAALPLIGYGTAWPAHFLIEKNNPASFGHPAWSLRGDVQMIRMMLAGRDRELAETAAKWLADSS, from the coding sequence ATGTCACAGCAGACGTTCGATTCGTACGAGGAATTCTGGCCCTATTACGTCGCGATGCACTCCAGGGCCGCGACCCGCTGGGTCCATCTGACCGGCACCCTGACCGGTCTCGCCCTCACGGCCTACGGGCTGGCTCGCGGCCGCAAGCGGTACGCAGCGGCGCTGCCGCTGATCGGGTACGGGACCGCCTGGCCCGCCCACTTCCTGATCGAGAAGAACAACCCGGCGTCCTTCGGGCATCCGGCCTGGTCCCTGCGCGGCGACGTGCAGATGATCCGGATGATGCTGGCCGGCCGCGACCGGGAGCTCGCGGAGACGGCCGCCAAGTGGCTCGCCGACAGCAGCTGA
- a CDS encoding PTS glucose transporter subunit IIA, producing MTTVTSPLAGRAIGLAAVPDPVFSGAMVGPGTAIDPVREPSEAVSPVDGIVVSLHPHAFVVVDGEGHGVLTHLGIDTVQLNGEGFELLVNKGDTVTRGQSIVRWDPSAVEAAGKSPICPVVALEATPDSLSDVIESGEVKVGDALFGWQ from the coding sequence CGTCCCCTCTTGCCGGACGCGCCATCGGGCTCGCTGCGGTACCCGACCCGGTCTTCTCCGGTGCGATGGTCGGTCCCGGCACCGCCATCGACCCCGTACGCGAGCCGTCGGAAGCCGTGTCGCCGGTCGACGGAATCGTCGTCTCCCTGCACCCCCACGCCTTCGTGGTCGTGGACGGCGAGGGACACGGGGTTCTCACCCACCTCGGTATCGACACCGTCCAGCTCAATGGTGAGGGCTTCGAACTCCTGGTGAACAAGGGTGACACCGTCACTCGCGGCCAGAGCATCGTGCGTTGGGACCCGAGCGCCGTCGAGGCAGCCGGCAAGTCCCCGATCTGCCCCGTCGTGGCACTGGAGGCGACGCCCGACTCGCTCTCCGACGTCATCGAGAGCGGCGAGGTCAAAGTCGGCGACGCACTGTTCGGCTGGCAGTAA
- a CDS encoding NUDIX domain-containing protein, which translates to MSPAHPVKDSHCGSCGAPYTALASPDAWPRTCTVCGATAYRNPLPVAVALLPVTGRPGTGLVVITRTIEPRLGGRALPGGFVDHAEDWKHAVVRELREETGIEAHRDDVRLADALSSPDGHLLLFGLLPPRPAAALPPSVPTDETSGYEILRTPEELAFPLHTEAVRSWFAGRYR; encoded by the coding sequence GTGAGTCCGGCACATCCCGTGAAGGACTCCCACTGCGGCAGCTGCGGAGCCCCGTACACCGCCCTCGCCTCCCCGGACGCCTGGCCCCGCACGTGCACCGTCTGCGGCGCCACCGCCTACCGCAACCCCCTGCCGGTCGCCGTCGCCCTGCTCCCCGTCACCGGCCGGCCCGGCACCGGACTGGTCGTCATCACCCGCACCATCGAACCCCGCCTAGGCGGACGCGCCCTGCCCGGCGGCTTCGTCGACCACGCCGAGGACTGGAAACACGCGGTCGTGCGCGAACTCCGCGAGGAGACCGGCATCGAGGCCCACCGCGACGACGTCCGGCTCGCCGACGCCCTCAGCTCACCCGACGGCCACCTGCTCCTGTTCGGCCTGCTCCCGCCGCGCCCGGCCGCCGCCCTTCCCCCGTCCGTCCCCACCGACGAGACCTCCGGATACGAGATCCTGCGCACCCCCGAGGAGCTCGCCTTCCCCCTCCATACGGAGGCCGTCCGTTCCTGGTTCGCCGGCCGCTACCGCTGA
- a CDS encoding M15 family metallopeptidase, with protein MTGLASAFRALAATAATLLAVTVAAPAAQAKPEPKAPAEFVSLRAVDPTIIQEMRYPTGHDFMGEPVDGYRDPLCILTRPAAQALHRAQLRLLRRGYSLKVYDCYRPQRAVDHFVRWAKDLDDETMKGEFYPQVDKTRLFADGYIAEKSGHSRGSTVDLTLVRLPARPTPPYRPGQPLVPCYAPQAERFPDNSVDMGTGFDCFDTLSHTDDPRIHGVQRANRQFLKKTLTDAGFVNLAEEWWHYTFTPELFPDTYFDFPVARRSVAGH; from the coding sequence ATGACAGGTCTCGCTTCCGCTTTCCGTGCCCTCGCGGCCACTGCCGCCACCCTGCTCGCCGTCACCGTCGCCGCCCCGGCGGCACAGGCGAAGCCCGAGCCGAAGGCTCCCGCGGAGTTCGTCTCGCTGCGCGCGGTGGATCCCACGATCATCCAGGAGATGCGTTACCCCACCGGGCACGACTTCATGGGTGAACCCGTGGACGGCTACCGCGACCCCCTCTGCATCCTGACCCGGCCCGCCGCCCAGGCGCTGCACCGGGCCCAGCTCCGGCTGCTGCGCCGGGGCTACTCGCTCAAGGTGTACGACTGCTACCGGCCCCAGCGGGCCGTCGACCACTTCGTACGGTGGGCGAAGGATCTGGACGACGAGACCATGAAGGGCGAGTTCTACCCGCAGGTCGACAAGACCCGGCTGTTCGCCGACGGCTACATCGCGGAGAAGTCCGGCCACAGCCGGGGCAGCACCGTGGACCTGACGCTGGTGAGGCTGCCGGCCCGGCCCACCCCGCCGTACCGGCCGGGTCAGCCGCTGGTGCCCTGTTACGCACCGCAGGCCGAGCGCTTCCCTGACAATTCGGTCGACATGGGCACCGGGTTCGACTGCTTCGACACCCTCTCGCACACGGACGATCCGCGGATCCACGGAGTGCAGCGCGCCAACCGGCAGTTTCTGAAGAAGACGCTCACCGACGCCGGATTCGTCAATCTGGCCGAGGAATGGTGGCACTACACCTTCACGCCGGAACTGTTCCCCGACACCTACTTCGACTTCCCGGTGGCCCGACGGTCCGTCGCGGGCCACTGA
- a CDS encoding Zn-ribbon domain-containing OB-fold protein, whose translation MPRKRIPVVAGWFTEEGAGEFRLLGTRCPLCSSVFFPRQDGFCRNPGCTGGKPAEVPLSPRGTVWSYTDGRYRPPPPYPSDPDAPWEPYTLVAVELAAERMVVLGQAAPGVGVADLAVGMTVEVVPGVLGPDSGSGCGADDDGTVWTTWHWRPVDTGSEDTGAGGGAR comes from the coding sequence TTGCCGCGCAAACGCATACCCGTGGTCGCCGGGTGGTTCACCGAGGAGGGCGCCGGGGAGTTCCGGCTCCTGGGCACCCGCTGCCCGCTCTGCTCGTCGGTCTTCTTCCCCCGCCAGGACGGCTTCTGCCGCAATCCGGGCTGCACGGGCGGCAAGCCGGCCGAGGTCCCGCTGTCGCCGCGCGGGACCGTCTGGTCGTACACCGACGGCCGCTACCGGCCGCCGCCGCCCTATCCCAGCGACCCGGACGCGCCCTGGGAGCCGTACACGCTGGTGGCCGTGGAGCTCGCCGCCGAGCGGATGGTGGTGCTCGGACAGGCCGCGCCCGGGGTCGGTGTGGCGGACCTGGCGGTCGGGATGACGGTCGAGGTCGTGCCGGGGGTGCTGGGCCCGGATTCGGGCTCGGGCTGCGGAGCGGACGACGACGGCACGGTATGGACGACATGGCACTGGCGGCCGGTGGACACCGGCTCTGAGGACACCGGCGCCGGGGGCGGTGCGCGATGA
- the ptsP gene encoding phosphoenolpyruvate--protein phosphotransferase: protein METTLRGVGVSHGVAIGEVRHMGTAVLEPPAKQIPAEEAEREQGRARQAVEAVAADLVARGNLAGGEAQHVLEAQAMMAQDPELMADVDRRIAVGSTAERGVYDAFASYRALLAGAGEYLAGRVADLDDVRNRIVARLLGVPMPGVPDSDEPYVLIARDLAPADTALLDPALVLGFVTEEGGPTSHSAILARALGVPAVVALPGAGELAEGTVIAVDGSTGEIFVEPSAEKRSEMESAAAERKAALSKSTGPGATSDGHKVPLLANVGGPGDVPAALEAGAEGVGLFRTEFLFLDDSKQAPSEEKQITAYRAVLEAFPEGRVVVRVLDAGADKPLDFLTPADEPNPALGVRGLRSLLDHPDVLRTQLTALSKAAEGLPVYLEVMAPMVADRADAKAFADACREAGLNAKFGAMVEIPSAALRARSVLQEVEFLSLGTNDLAQYTFAADRQVGAVSRLQDPWQPALLDLVAMSADAAKAEGKSCGVCGEAAADPLLACVLTGLGVTSLSMGAASIPYVRTTLAKYTFAQCERAASAARAADSAEEARVAAQAVLSGE, encoded by the coding sequence ATGGAGACAACGCTGCGGGGCGTAGGCGTGAGCCACGGTGTGGCGATCGGCGAGGTACGGCACATGGGCACGGCAGTGCTCGAACCGCCGGCCAAGCAGATCCCGGCCGAAGAGGCTGAGCGCGAGCAGGGACGGGCGCGGCAGGCCGTGGAGGCGGTGGCGGCCGACCTCGTCGCTCGCGGCAACCTGGCCGGTGGCGAGGCCCAGCACGTGCTGGAGGCCCAGGCCATGATGGCCCAGGACCCCGAGCTGATGGCCGATGTCGACCGGCGCATCGCTGTCGGCAGCACCGCCGAGCGCGGCGTGTACGACGCGTTCGCCTCCTACCGCGCGCTGCTGGCGGGTGCCGGAGAGTACCTGGCGGGGCGGGTCGCCGACCTCGACGACGTGCGCAACCGGATCGTGGCCCGGCTGCTCGGTGTGCCGATGCCGGGTGTGCCGGACAGCGACGAGCCCTACGTGCTGATCGCACGGGACCTGGCCCCCGCCGACACGGCTCTCCTCGACCCGGCTCTGGTGCTCGGCTTCGTCACCGAGGAGGGCGGACCGACCAGCCACAGCGCCATCCTGGCGCGGGCGCTCGGTGTGCCCGCCGTTGTGGCACTCCCCGGCGCGGGTGAGCTGGCCGAGGGCACCGTCATCGCGGTGGACGGCAGCACCGGCGAGATCTTCGTCGAGCCGAGCGCGGAGAAGCGGTCGGAGATGGAGAGCGCCGCCGCCGAACGGAAGGCCGCGTTGTCCAAGTCGACCGGTCCCGGCGCGACGTCCGACGGTCACAAGGTGCCGCTGCTCGCCAACGTCGGCGGGCCCGGCGACGTGCCGGCGGCCCTCGAGGCGGGCGCCGAGGGTGTGGGCCTGTTCCGCACCGAGTTCCTCTTCCTCGACGACAGCAAGCAGGCGCCGTCCGAGGAGAAGCAGATCACGGCGTACCGCGCGGTGCTCGAGGCGTTCCCCGAGGGACGTGTCGTGGTGCGGGTACTGGATGCCGGGGCGGACAAGCCGCTGGACTTCCTGACTCCGGCGGACGAGCCGAACCCCGCACTGGGTGTGCGCGGGCTGCGCAGTCTGCTGGACCACCCCGATGTGCTGCGGACCCAGCTGACCGCGCTGTCGAAGGCGGCCGAGGGGCTGCCCGTCTATCTCGAGGTCATGGCCCCGATGGTCGCGGACCGCGCGGACGCCAAGGCGTTCGCCGACGCGTGCCGGGAGGCCGGGCTGAACGCGAAGTTCGGTGCGATGGTCGAGATCCCGTCGGCCGCGCTGCGCGCCCGTTCGGTGCTTCAGGAGGTGGAGTTCCTGTCGCTGGGCACCAACGACCTGGCGCAGTACACCTTCGCGGCCGACCGTCAGGTGGGTGCGGTGTCCCGGCTGCAGGACCCGTGGCAGCCCGCGCTGCTGGATCTGGTGGCGATGTCCGCCGACGCTGCCAAGGCCGAGGGCAAGAGCTGCGGCGTCTGTGGTGAGGCTGCCGCCGACCCGCTGCTCGCCTGTGTGCTGACCGGTCTTGGAGTCACGTCGCTCTCGATGGGTGCCGCCTCCATTCCTTATGTACGCACCACGTTGGCGAAGTACACGTTCGCCCAGTGCGAGCGGGCCGCCTCCGCGGCGCGTGCGGCGGACTCCGCCGAGGAGGCGCGGGTCGCCGCGCAGGCGGTGCTTTCGGGCGAGTAG
- a CDS encoding glycoside hydrolase family 31 protein: MNGRDLVRSVKSVGSKQGLRAVRSAWRRSRLDARALPSRGPERARVPGPVVGAEPGPGGGVVRFARSELSVRVAVGGAVFWGWDGAEPSPSYALPGSVPDADPRAVLEPDKDGGWQVVSERLTFAVSRHGAVELRTPGGVVLRRELPPRWWEPVAGGPARWVQRSEVPADARFFGLGGRAAGPRLTDGGYGLWNTDPGGRFGPGDDPLYVTMPVQLVVSDAGTHLAFHDNSWAGRVTLREGEEGAGSGHDRPGMSEVRMAGGPLRCWVVAGTPARVLQGWTALTGAPALPPSWALGAQHARWGFGSGREVRRIVSGYRERGLPLSVLHLDIDHYDAHRVFTVDRERFPDLPGLAADLRAQGVRLVSIVDPAVPAAPGDAVFDAGREVGASGAFVRDAGGRIVRGEVWPGECVYPDFTDPQVREWWGGLYAERLAQGFSGVWHDMNEPVSFAAFGDTTLPRSARHSLEGRGGDHREAHNVYGLAMARAGYEGLARLRPQERPFLFSRSGWAGMQRYGGTWSGDVSTGWPGLRASLALVLGLGLCGVPYSGPDVGGFDGSPSPEMYLRWFQLGAYLPLFRTHAAIGAGRREPWEFGPRVLEAAREVMVERERLRPYWVTLAHLARLTGAPYVRPLWWGAPGDRALRDCEDAFLLGDALLVAPVLVPGAGERAVRLPPGRWYDTVSGAVHEGPGQVVVEAPLSRVPVLARAGSVIPVRGADGGLELEVWAPVEGRGGGGSVVRDPGDGWEEAVVERYTTRLVDGRVVVERDGEEGLVSCPVRVRGL; this comes from the coding sequence ATGAACGGTCGTGACCTGGTGCGCTCGGTGAAGTCGGTGGGTTCGAAGCAGGGGCTGCGGGCGGTGCGCTCGGCGTGGCGGCGCTCACGGCTGGACGCGCGGGCGCTGCCGTCGCGCGGTCCGGAGCGGGCGCGGGTGCCGGGGCCGGTGGTGGGGGCGGAGCCGGGGCCGGGCGGCGGTGTGGTGCGGTTCGCGCGCTCCGAGCTGAGTGTCCGGGTCGCGGTGGGGGGTGCGGTGTTCTGGGGGTGGGACGGGGCGGAGCCCTCGCCGTCGTACGCGCTGCCGGGGTCCGTTCCGGACGCCGATCCGCGGGCCGTTCTGGAGCCGGACAAGGACGGCGGGTGGCAGGTGGTGTCGGAGCGGCTGACCTTCGCGGTGTCCCGGCACGGGGCCGTGGAGCTGCGGACCCCCGGGGGCGTGGTGCTCCGTCGTGAGCTGCCGCCCCGGTGGTGGGAGCCGGTGGCGGGCGGGCCCGCGCGGTGGGTACAGCGGTCCGAGGTCCCGGCGGACGCACGGTTCTTCGGGCTCGGCGGGCGGGCGGCGGGTCCTCGGCTGACGGACGGCGGGTACGGGCTGTGGAACACCGATCCGGGCGGCCGGTTCGGTCCCGGTGACGATCCGCTGTACGTGACGATGCCGGTGCAACTGGTGGTGTCGGACGCGGGGACGCATCTGGCGTTCCACGACAACTCCTGGGCGGGGCGGGTGACGCTGCGCGAGGGCGAGGAGGGGGCCGGCTCCGGTCATGACCGTCCGGGGATGTCCGAGGTGCGGATGGCGGGCGGGCCGCTGCGCTGCTGGGTGGTGGCGGGCACACCGGCCCGGGTGCTCCAGGGCTGGACGGCCCTGACGGGCGCGCCGGCGCTGCCGCCGTCGTGGGCGCTGGGTGCGCAGCACGCCCGCTGGGGTTTCGGGAGCGGGCGGGAGGTGCGGCGGATCGTGTCGGGGTACCGGGAGCGGGGACTGCCGCTGTCGGTGTTGCATCTGGACATCGACCACTACGACGCGCACCGGGTGTTCACGGTGGACCGGGAGCGGTTCCCCGATCTGCCGGGGCTTGCGGCGGATCTGCGCGCGCAGGGGGTGCGGCTGGTGTCGATCGTGGATCCGGCGGTGCCCGCGGCTCCGGGTGACGCGGTGTTCGACGCGGGCCGGGAGGTGGGGGCCTCGGGGGCGTTCGTGCGGGACGCCGGGGGGCGAATCGTGCGCGGGGAGGTGTGGCCGGGTGAGTGCGTGTATCCGGACTTCACCGATCCGCAGGTGCGCGAGTGGTGGGGCGGGCTGTACGCGGAGCGGCTGGCGCAGGGGTTCTCCGGTGTCTGGCACGACATGAACGAGCCGGTGTCGTTCGCGGCGTTCGGCGACACGACGCTGCCCCGTTCGGCGCGGCACTCGCTGGAGGGGCGCGGCGGTGATCACCGCGAGGCCCACAACGTGTACGGACTGGCGATGGCGCGTGCCGGGTACGAGGGGCTGGCCCGGCTGCGTCCGCAGGAGCGGCCGTTCCTGTTCTCGCGTTCCGGCTGGGCGGGGATGCAGAGGTACGGGGGCACCTGGTCCGGTGATGTGTCCACGGGCTGGCCGGGGCTGCGGGCCTCGCTGGCGCTGGTGCTGGGCCTCGGGCTGTGCGGGGTGCCGTATTCGGGTCCGGATGTGGGTGGTTTCGACGGGTCGCCGTCGCCGGAGATGTATCTGCGGTGGTTCCAGCTGGGGGCGTACCTGCCGTTGTTCCGCACGCATGCGGCGATCGGCGCGGGACGCAGGGAGCCGTGGGAGTTCGGGCCCCGGGTGCTCGAGGCCGCGCGTGAAGTGATGGTGGAGCGGGAGCGGCTGCGCCCGTACTGGGTGACGCTGGCGCACCTGGCCCGGCTGACGGGTGCGCCGTACGTGCGTCCGCTGTGGTGGGGCGCGCCGGGTGACCGGGCGCTGCGGGACTGCGAGGACGCGTTCCTGCTGGGGGACGCGCTGCTGGTGGCGCCGGTGCTGGTGCCGGGGGCCGGTGAGCGGGCGGTGCGGCTGCCGCCGGGGCGCTGGTACGACACGGTGAGCGGTGCGGTGCACGAGGGGCCCGGTCAGGTGGTGGTGGAGGCGCCGTTGTCGCGGGTGCCGGTGCTCGCGCGGGCCGGGTCGGTGATTCCGGTGCGGGGTGCGGACGGCGGGCTGGAACTGGAGGTGTGGGCGCCGGTGGAGGGGCGCGGCGGTGGCGGATCGGTGGTCCGTGACCCGGGGGACGGCTGGGAGGAGGCGGTGGTCGAGCGGTACACGACCCGGCTGGTGGACGGGCGGGTGGTGGTGGAGCGGGACGGCGAGGAGGGGCTGGTGTCGTGTCCGGTGCGGGTCCGGGGGCTCTGA